CATGGAGAAGAAAGCTTGGGCGGATGGAGAATCGATCAAAACCTTTGAAACTAATCTGCGAGATTTGCTATTAGCCGCTCCCGCAGGGATGAAACCGACCCTTGCGATTGATCCAGGATTTCGCACAGGATGCAAGACTGCCGTAATTAGTGAGACTGGTAAGTTTCTGGAATATCAAACGATCTTTCCGCATCAGGCGCTAGCGCAAAGAGAGCAGGCTGCGCGGACTTTGAGAACTTTGATTGAGAAGTATCAAATTCAATTGATTGCGATCGGTAATGGTACGGCGGGACGAGAAACTGATGCTTTTGTGATAGAAGTTATTCAAGGATTAAAAAATCCACCGATCAAGGTAATGGTAAACGAGTCGGGGGCTTCGATTTATTCCGCTAGTCCTGTTGCGATCGCGGAGTTTCCCGATCTAGACTTAACGGTACGTGGTGCTGTCAGCATTGGGCGACGCTTGCAAGATCCTCTGGCAGAGCTAGTAAAAATCGATCCGAAATCAATCGGTGTTGGACAATATCAGCATGATGTCGATCAGAAATTATTAAAAAAGAAGCTTGACGAAACTGTAGAAAGTTGCGTTAACTTCGTCGGTGTAGACCTGAACACAGCTTCTAAAGAACTGCTCACTTTTGTGTCTGGACTGAGCGCCACCGTTGCCAATAACATCATCACCTATCGCAATCAAAATGGAGCTTTTCGCGATCGTCGTCATTTGCTGAAAGTTACTAAGCTAGGCGCAAAAGCTTTTGAACAAGCGGCGGGATTTTTGCGGATTCGCGGCGGTGTTAATCCCTTAGACAACACTGCTGTTCATCCCGAAAGCTATAGTGTTGTGGAGGCGATCGCCCGTGATCTGAATGTGGATCTATCAAAAATCTCGCAAGCGGCGGATAAACTGAAGACGGTAAATCTCAAGAAATATGTAACGGATGCGATCGGTGAGCCAACTCTACGCGATATTTTACGAGAGCTAGAAAAGCCAGGTCGTGACCCGCGTGCGGAGTTCAAATATGCTACTTTCAGCGATGCAATTCAGAAAATTTCTGATCTGCAAATCGGCATGGAGATAGAAGGGATTATCACCAATGTGGCTAATTTTGGCGCGTTTGTGGATATTGGTGTGCATCAAGATGGATTAATCCATATTTCGCAATTAGCCGATCGCTTTGTAAGCGATCCGAAGCAAATCGTCAAAGTTGGTCAGGTGGTAAAGGTGCGCGTTTTGGAGGTGAATGAATCTCTGAAACGAATTAGTTTATCAATGCGATCGGTGTAAAGGCTGCAATGACTTTCTGCTATAGCAATGTAAGCTTTGCTTACATTCCATGCCTTTCTCCTTGACTCTGCCTCTATATTTTACACTTTACCCCTTAGCTGGCCAGTGACGCGATCGGTACAGACTTTGGTGTTTTATATTTAATTGTACGTGGGTAGTTATAGATGTCGCCAAGTGTACTTTGTCCTAGTACACTTGGCGACATCTATAAGTCTAGACTTTAGGAGATTTCTTTCGGTGCGCACTTAAGAAACCATTTAAGAATTGTCTAGATCCCCCCCAGCCCCCCTTAAAAAGGGGGGAGAATTAAATTCTTCCCCCTTTTTAAGGGGGATTGAGGGGGATCTCTTAGAGCTTTTGACCGCAGAAAGTAATTCTTAAATGGTTCCTAATGTTACTTAGGATTGCTATATTCATGTGGGGACAAGAGTGCAAAAGTATCTTTTTGTAACACTTTCAACAGAAATATGACTATTTATTTTATTGCAAAGTGTTGTAAACATTTTTGGTGTTAGTTTATTGATGTTAGGTTAGAGAATATTTCAAAAAATCTAAAAGCTGGATTTTTCTAATACTCAGAGTGCCAAGCAGCATTTTTCAGATAGGTTATTAAAGGCGATTAGTGCGGGTAGTTTTATGACTGTTAATGTTAGCGAATCTTTGTTTGAGCAGATTCTCGAATATCTTCGAGTAAGGACTGAAGCAAGCGATCGCATTGCCGAAAATTTGCTCAAAACACTTAAAAGTTTGACATCTAGCAGTACCTCAGCTTCAGTTCATCAGTCAAGCAGCGATCGCGTCGATGATCTAGCAACACAATTTGGACAAAAACTATTCGACGCATGGAAAGAGCTAGCTGACTTGCAAGTGGGTGAAAACTACTGGAGCTATCCTGTCATGTTTGAAGACCTTGCCGAAACAATGGAAATATCCGTTGATATCTTTGTGCAATATTTGGCAAATGTGCAGATTGGTAGTTTGCAGCTTATCCAAGGACGTGGCTATAACTATCAAGTCAATGGACAGCAAGCTGCTTCTTTGACTTTTCACTCTGCCCCAACTCTCAAAAAAGCGGCAATTCCCAATATCAATGATAAAAAACAAGGTGCGGATCATAAATCCTTGGGTAAGACTTTTAAAGTAGGCGATCGCGTGGCGGTAAATGAGAATCGCCAGCAATATGCCAATCATAAAGGTGTCGTTGAGCAGGTAATTAGTGTCAGCTGTCGTGTCAAATTAGACAATGGTTGGACAGCATTTTTACCTAATCATTGTTTAGATCACATCACATAAAAGCCAAAAGAGAAAAGGGGCGCATCGCGCCCCTTTTCTCTTTTGGCTTTTATACTGTAATTTTAACTGATAGGATAACAAGTCTTGAAAAATATGACCTTTGAAGAGGCGATCGCCTATACAGAAGCTTTGCTTTCACGCAAAGACTTAGATGAATCACAACTAGAATCAGAAATTTCGGCACTTGTGCAAACTTCAAATGGAGCAAGAGGATTTTTTGTGTGTTTCTTGACTGGTGAATGGAAATTAGCAGATGCACCTAGCACTCATATTATTAGAGCTTTGCAATCTGCTCCTCATGCGATCGCAGAACTGCTTGTCAAAAATCTCGCTATGTCCACAGCCATGGCAATTTTCCATCGTCGCGTAGGTAATGAAGACCAAGCCCAAGACTCCGATCTCGTCGCTAGGAGGACTGCAATTTTAATTGAGAAAGTAGATCTTACTGAAGTTTATGAAATTGCTACGCAAATGCGTAACTCGGCAATCGGAAATCATGGGAACTATGTATCTTTTCTGGAAAAATGGGGATATGATGCCGAACAAAAACAAGCGATCGCAAATGTACTAGCCAATGGTTGATCCAGCATTTGAAGAGGCGATTACCCAGTTTAACAGTGGTGACTATTATGCCTGCCACGATACTTTAGAGGCAATTTGGAATGATTCTTGGCAAAGCGATCGGGCTTTTTATCAAGGGATTTTACAAATTGCCGTTGGTCTATATCACCTCAAAAGTCAAAATTGGCATGGTGCAGCGATTCTCTTAGGTGAGGGCACAAGCCGCTTACCAGCATATCTTCCTGATTATCAATCTATTGATGTTGAAACTTTGTTGGTAGATAGTTTACTGATCTTGCGTAAAGTACAGACAAATGGGAAAGAAGGAATCGCGGACATATGGAAACAAATGGTGCAGGGTGATTTAAAGATTCCTAAGATCACTAGATCCAATCTTGAAAATGCTTAGTGCCATCAAAATAAATTTTACAAAATATGACTTGGGAACTCTCTGATCTACTGCGTGCGATCGCTACAACTATCGTTATTGGTATTCATGCTTCGCATCATTGGTGGTTTGGAGTGCATGATACAAATACGATCAATCTTGAGATTTTTATAGACACAATCATTAACCAAGTTGGGCGCTTTACAGTGCCAATATTTGTAATCTTGTCAGGCTTTGCCCTAGCGAAGTCGGAAGAGAAAAGACCTTTTGATTTGCAAATATTCTTTCAACGCCGCCTGTGGCGTATCGTGCCGCCCTACGTTCTATTCACTTTACTCAATATAATTGGGCAGAGCCAGTTTCAGAAAGCAGATTGGCTGGAGCGTGGACAACTAATTATTCAATTACTTTCTACAGGTATGGGTGACTATCACCTTTACTTTTTAGGAATCATTTTTCAATGCTACATAGTATATCCAATCCTTCGGAGCATCTTATTTACAAAATGGAATTTGTATATTCTAATGTTTGTCACCTTTGCTCTATTTAGCTTGAGATGGGTATCGGCAACTTTTGATTTACTAGTAAATATTACAACTTTCTTACCCAACGGTAATCACGTAATTTATTGGTTGTCCTATTTCCAAATCGGTATTTGGCTAGCTAAGGATCACGGTTGGACTAGTTCTTTGGTGACGAAATGGCGATCGCAATCTTGGGGATATTTATTTGCGATCGCAGCAATTGTCGAACTAAGCGAATTCTATTGGACAGCGATACTCAAGAACTCTGCTGAAGCTGTCGGTCATTATGCTCGACCAACTGTAGTTTTGCTGACATTGACTTTCTTGCTATGGTCTGTGTCTTGGCAAAACTGGCAAAAAAACAAAAGCTCCATCCAAAAACTATGGCAAGCTATTCAACCCCAAATCAAAACTTTTGCCAAGGCAAGCTTTACTACTTATCTAGTTCATGTTTGGGTGTTGCGTGCGATCGCTCCTTTAGAAATAGTTGGAGGAATTCTATATATTCCATTAGCAACAAGTATTTCTTGGCTAACTGGCATTATCCTCTGGCAACTTTTACAACGCTTTGCTGTATCTCTTTAACAGTGCATCTAGTTCATCTATCTTTATTGGTTTACTAATAAAATCATCCATCCCAGCCAAAGTACAAATCTCACGATCTTCCTCCATCGTATTTGCGGTCATCGCCACGATTTTAACCTTCTTAATTGCCATTGTGTCTTTCTCTTTTTGTCGGATGATGCGAGTTGCACCCAATCCATCCATTTCAGGCATTTGGATGTCCATCAAAATCAAATCATAAAATTTATGCTCTAGTGCATTAAGTACCTCAAGTCCATTCACAGCAAGATCTGCTTGATAGCCAAGTTTTTTCAAAAACTTCAAAGCAATTATTTGATTATAGGTAATATCTTCAACCAATAGAATTCGCAAAGAATTAGATACATCTTGTTTATTAGTCTCTTTTATAATTTCTATGGAGGGTTGAACAGAAACTAGGATCTGACTTTGTTTAATATCTACATCGGATAATTGCTCCACTAATTGCTCAACTTCAAGATCAAACTGAAAAATTGTACCTTTATTTAAAGCACTACTTACCGAAATATGACCACCCATGCAATGAGCAAACTGTTGACTAATCGCTAAGCCTAATCCCGTTCCAGTTTGTGATTCTTTCCCCGAAGAAGTTTGTACAAAAGCTTCAAATAAATTATCGATTTCTTCTGGAGCAATTCCTATCCCAGAATCTTCTAATTCATAATGAATAATAGCTTTTGAAGATTCGTCTTCTTTATCCATTAAGGAAACACGAAGAAGTACATAGCCTTTATCCGTAAACTTGATCGCATTTCCCAGTAAATTCAATAAAATCTGTCTGAGTTTTCGCTCATCAGCTTTAATATACTGAGGGGAATTGGGATGTACGGCAAAGATTAACTGTAAATTTTTATCCTTTGCCTTAATTTGCATCATCTCTCGCAAATTATGCAAAAACAAATGAAAGTCAAACTGAGTCTCATTAAGAATAATCTTACCTGCTTCAATCTTCGACATTTCTAAAATGTCATCGATTAAGCATAGTAAATGCTCGCTGCTGTAATTAATAATGTTAACGTATTCCCCGACCGATTGAGTTAGAGAATTATCAAGATTCATCAATTGAGTGCATCCCAAAATTGCATTAAGAGGAGTTCTCAATTCATGACTCATTCGTGCCAAAAAACTACTTTTAGCCAGGTTTGCAACTTGAGCGCGTTCAGCTTCTAGCCTCAGTGCTTGTTGCGACAATTCAAGCGCTGCAAGCATGAGCGTACTTCTCAATTCTGTCGCAGTCTCAATCTCCACTTCATTCCAAGACAAAGACTTTGTTCTGACAGTTTCTTTCCATAATTCAAATGATCGTTGTGGAGTTAGCTCCCATTCATCATCAAGAGCTAATTTGTTAGGATCGCCAGCCCAATTAACAGTTTGGACAACTTCACTGCGAAACCAAATAATATGATAGGAAGCATGATTGAGCGAGATAGAAATCGCTAATATTCCACTGGCTATATCCTTAACAGCTTGCGCTTCGGGATATAGGTGACTCAAGCAATTGGTATGAAAAACATCCTCAGATTTAGTATCTAGCCATGAAATTAATGAGCTGACAAATTTTTGAGAAGGGCAAGTTCCAATTTCGGAAATGCGATCGCTAAGACAGATGGTTACACCTTGAGCCTTAACCAGATCCAACAAATTCTCTGCATTTTGGGAGAATATGTCGTTTATTGATTGATGCGGGTCGAGGATATTCCGTTTAAATTTAGCTTGAATGATCTTGATTCTTTCTTGAGCATTCTTTAACTCTTGCTCATATCTGCTGACGATTTCGATGGACATGACTTGCGCCAAAAACTCACAGGCTTTTCTGGCTTCATAGTCAATATACCTTGGAGAAAAGCGATGACAGGCAATCAATCCCCATAATTTACCTGCATTAATCAAAGAGATGCTGAAAGAAGCAGAAACCCCCATCTTTTGTAAATACTTGATGTGAATTGGGGAAACACTTCTCAACGTACTGAAGCTTAGATCGATTGGTCCCTGAGTAATTGGATTGTTTAATGGAACAATTGGGACAGGGTGTGAATTAACATCGACAATTTGTCGAAGCCAGTTTTTATAGTAAAGCTTTCGCGCAAGTTCAGGAATATCA
The Pseudanabaena sp. BC1403 genome window above contains:
- a CDS encoding Tex family protein, coding for MQNEQLIIQLIAQELSLRTEQIKNALDLFAEGATIPFVARYRKERTGEMNEIQLRDLQDRYAYLTELRDRKTIILQAIADQGKLTDALKAKIEASIQKTELEDLYLPYRPKRRTRAAIAREKGLEPLAEAIKAFNRPNINTASLLQEATKYLSEQVKTVEEALKGASDILAEEVADSAEYRAYIREYLMQSGFFVSQIKATHAVGTTKFEMYRDYQAKVKAIAPHNLLALLRGETEEILTLNLDFDEEHVLSYLEAQQIRAKTPAVKQFYQDMLKDAFNRLIKASAIASVIMEKKAWADGESIKTFETNLRDLLLAAPAGMKPTLAIDPGFRTGCKTAVISETGKFLEYQTIFPHQALAQREQAARTLRTLIEKYQIQLIAIGNGTAGRETDAFVIEVIQGLKNPPIKVMVNESGASIYSASPVAIAEFPDLDLTVRGAVSIGRRLQDPLAELVKIDPKSIGVGQYQHDVDQKLLKKKLDETVESCVNFVGVDLNTASKELLTFVSGLSATVANNIITYRNQNGAFRDRRHLLKVTKLGAKAFEQAAGFLRIRGGVNPLDNTAVHPESYSVVEAIARDLNVDLSKISQAADKLKTVNLKKYVTDAIGEPTLRDILRELEKPGRDPRAEFKYATFSDAIQKISDLQIGMEIEGIITNVANFGAFVDIGVHQDGLIHISQLADRFVSDPKQIVKVGQVVKVRVLEVNESLKRISLSMRSV
- a CDS encoding DUF309 domain-containing protein is translated as MVDPAFEEAITQFNSGDYYACHDTLEAIWNDSWQSDRAFYQGILQIAVGLYHLKSQNWHGAAILLGEGTSRLPAYLPDYQSIDVETLLVDSLLILRKVQTNGKEGIADIWKQMVQGDLKIPKITRSNLENA
- a CDS encoding acyltransferase is translated as MTWELSDLLRAIATTIVIGIHASHHWWFGVHDTNTINLEIFIDTIINQVGRFTVPIFVILSGFALAKSEEKRPFDLQIFFQRRLWRIVPPYVLFTLLNIIGQSQFQKADWLERGQLIIQLLSTGMGDYHLYFLGIIFQCYIVYPILRSILFTKWNLYILMFVTFALFSLRWVSATFDLLVNITTFLPNGNHVIYWLSYFQIGIWLAKDHGWTSSLVTKWRSQSWGYLFAIAAIVELSEFYWTAILKNSAEAVGHYARPTVVLLTLTFLLWSVSWQNWQKNKSSIQKLWQAIQPQIKTFAKASFTTYLVHVWVLRAIAPLEIVGGILYIPLATSISWLTGIILWQLLQRFAVSL
- a CDS encoding ATP-binding protein; the protein is MIEVQSISPNASNPFGYENCDREQIHLLGHIQPHGILVAFNELDLTIAQISANTIDFFNTPASSLIGKHLSTLFPKPQIDTLVSFLAQKDLGIFNPTKITVQIEKKTYLFQGIMHRSDGLLVLELEPLSTDIDSSFSFYHLAKSAAANVRQAESFTEMSDLLVQEIRKITQYDRVMLYRFETDNSGVVIAESKDEQIESFLGLHFPAADIPELARKLYYKNWLRQIVDVNSHPVPIVPLNNPITQGPIDLSFSTLRSVSPIHIKYLQKMGVSASFSISLINAGKLWGLIACHRFSPRYIDYEARKACEFLAQVMSIEIVSRYEQELKNAQERIKIIQAKFKRNILDPHQSINDIFSQNAENLLDLVKAQGVTICLSDRISEIGTCPSQKFVSSLISWLDTKSEDVFHTNCLSHLYPEAQAVKDIASGILAISISLNHASYHIIWFRSEVVQTVNWAGDPNKLALDDEWELTPQRSFELWKETVRTKSLSWNEVEIETATELRSTLMLAALELSQQALRLEAERAQVANLAKSSFLARMSHELRTPLNAILGCTQLMNLDNSLTQSVGEYVNIINYSSEHLLCLIDDILEMSKIEAGKIILNETQFDFHLFLHNLREMMQIKAKDKNLQLIFAVHPNSPQYIKADERKLRQILLNLLGNAIKFTDKGYVLLRVSLMDKEDESSKAIIHYELEDSGIGIAPEEIDNLFEAFVQTSSGKESQTGTGLGLAISQQFAHCMGGHISVSSALNKGTIFQFDLEVEQLVEQLSDVDIKQSQILVSVQPSIEIIKETNKQDVSNSLRILLVEDITYNQIIALKFLKKLGYQADLAVNGLEVLNALEHKFYDLILMDIQMPEMDGLGATRIIRQKEKDTMAIKKVKIVAMTANTMEEDREICTLAGMDDFISKPIKIDELDALLKRYSKAL